DNA from Terriglobales bacterium:
GTTTCCCGCGCTGCTGGTCGTGGCCAGTGTCCTCTCCTATTCCCGCGAGACCCACCTCCTCGATGAGGTGGCCTCGGCGGTGGGCGCGGTGCTGCCCCCCGGTTCCAGCGCCGATGCCCTGAGCTACTTCAAGAGCGGCCAGCAGCGCCCCACGCGCCTGCTGATCTCCGCTTCCTTCATTACCTTCTTCGCCGCCTCCGGCGTGATGATCTCCTGGATGGACGGCTTCCGCCGCGCCTATCGCCTGACCAAGACCTGGGGCCTATGGAAGGAGCGCGCCGTCGCCCTCTTCCTGGTGGGACTCTCCTTCCTGCCCATGTCCTTCGCCACCCTGCTGGTGGCCTTCGGCAACCAGATCGAGACCTATGTCTCGCTGCACAGCCCCCGCGTCCTGGGCTCCTACATCTTTCTCCTGTGGACGGGCGGGCGCTGGCTCATTGCCACCCTCACCAGCATCGCCGTGATCTCGCTCATCTACCATCATGGCCTGCCCCGGACCCAGCCCTGGCATCGCGTGCTGCCCGGCGCCTGCGTGGCCACCGGCCTGTGGTTCACCGCCACCGTGATCTTTGCCTGGTATGTGAAGACGGTGGCCACCTACAATCTGATCTACGGTTCGCTGGGCGCGGCCATCGCGTTGCTCGTCTGGATGTACATTCTTTCCATCATTGTTCTGGTGGGGGCGGAGTTCAACGCCGTGCTCTATCCCCGTTCCGTCATCGAGCCGGCGGGCGACCAGACCTTCTTCCACCGGGAGGCCGTGACGCCATGACGCGCAAAGCCAAGATCGTCTGCACCATCGGGCCCTCCAGCAGCTCCGAGGCGGTGCTGCGCGACTTGGTGCGCAGCGGCATGGACGTGGCCCGGCTGAATTTTTCCCACGGCACCCACGAGGAGCACGCCCGCCGCATCGAGCGCCTGCGCCGCGTCGCCGAGCGCGAAGGCCGCTCCCTGGGCATCCTCCAGGACCTCTCCGGGCCCAAGATCCGCACCGGACGCCTGAAGTACCGCACCCCGGTGGCGCTCAAGGCCGGCTCCGAACTCACCATCACCCCGTGCGACGTCCCCGGGACGGCTTCCCTCATCTCCACCACCTTCCCGGAGCTGGCGCGCGAGGTGGAACCCGGGGCGCGCGTCCTTTTGGCCGACGGCCTCATCGAGTTGCGCGTCACCTCCATCCACGGCGACGACCTGGAATGCGAGGTCATCAACGGCGGCCTGCTGGGCGAGCACAAGGGC
Protein-coding regions in this window:
- a CDS encoding YihY/virulence factor BrkB family protein, whose protein sequence is MSPLLRFASLLRRACWRAFEDDCFALAKAGAYSSVLTLFPALLVVASVLSYSRETHLLDEVASAVGAVLPPGSSADALSYFKSGQQRPTRLLISASFITFFAASGVMISWMDGFRRAYRLTKTWGLWKERAVALFLVGLSFLPMSFATLLVAFGNQIETYVSLHSPRVLGSYIFLLWTGGRWLIATLTSIAVISLIYHHGLPRTQPWHRVLPGACVATGLWFTATVIFAWYVKTVATYNLIYGSLGAAIALLVWMYILSIIVLVGAEFNAVLYPRSVIEPAGDQTFFHREAVTP